The proteins below are encoded in one region of Coffea arabica cultivar ET-39 chromosome 4c, Coffea Arabica ET-39 HiFi, whole genome shotgun sequence:
- the LOC113738568 gene encoding adenylate kinase isoenzyme 6 homolog isoform X1 — protein sequence MAGLSTASPKNGIDGRKKPNLLITGTPGTGKTTTASALAEAAQLRHINIGDLVKEKNLHNGWDEQFECYIINEDLVCDELEDMMEEGGNIVDHHGCDFFPERWFDRVVVLQTENSLLYDRLATRGYTGSKLSNNIECEIFQVLLEEAKESYQEEIVVALRSDSIDDLNNNVSTLSDWLRSWNMS from the exons ATGGCTGGGCTGTCTACTGCGTCTCCT AAAAATGGCATCGATGGTAGGAAGAAACCCAACTTGCTTATAACCGGAACCCCGGGAACGGGGAAGACAACGACAGCGTCGGCGCTGGCAGAGGCCGCTCAGCTCCGACACATCAACATTGGTGACCTGGTTAAGGAGAAGAACTTGCACAACGGTTGGGATGAGCAGTTCGAGTGCTACATCATCAATGAAGACCTG GTCTGTGATGAACTTGAAGATATGATGGAAGAAGGGGGCAACATTGTGGATCACCATGGCTGTGATTTTTTCCCAGAACGATGGTTTGATAGGGTTGTGGTGCTTCAAACTGAGAATTCTTTGTTGTATGATCGATTAGCTACGAG GGGTTACACGGGTTCAAAGCTTTCGAACAACATTGAATGCGAAATCTTTCAGGTGTTACTAGAGGAAGCGAAAGAGAGTTATCAGGAAGAAATTGTTGTTGCTTTGAGAAGTGATTCAATAGATGACTTAAACAATAATGTATCAACTTTATCTGATTGGTTGAGGAGTTGGAACATGTCCTGA
- the LOC113738568 gene encoding adenylate kinase isoenzyme 6 homolog isoform X2, with protein sequence MAQKNGIDGRKKPNLLITGTPGTGKTTTASALAEAAQLRHINIGDLVKEKNLHNGWDEQFECYIINEDLVCDELEDMMEEGGNIVDHHGCDFFPERWFDRVVVLQTENSLLYDRLATRGYTGSKLSNNIECEIFQVLLEEAKESYQEEIVVALRSDSIDDLNNNVSTLSDWLRSWNMS encoded by the exons ATGGCACAGAAAAATGGCATCGATGGTAGGAAGAAACCCAACTTGCTTATAACCGGAACCCCGGGAACGGGGAAGACAACGACAGCGTCGGCGCTGGCAGAGGCCGCTCAGCTCCGACACATCAACATTGGTGACCTGGTTAAGGAGAAGAACTTGCACAACGGTTGGGATGAGCAGTTCGAGTGCTACATCATCAATGAAGACCTG GTCTGTGATGAACTTGAAGATATGATGGAAGAAGGGGGCAACATTGTGGATCACCATGGCTGTGATTTTTTCCCAGAACGATGGTTTGATAGGGTTGTGGTGCTTCAAACTGAGAATTCTTTGTTGTATGATCGATTAGCTACGAG GGGTTACACGGGTTCAAAGCTTTCGAACAACATTGAATGCGAAATCTTTCAGGTGTTACTAGAGGAAGCGAAAGAGAGTTATCAGGAAGAAATTGTTGTTGCTTTGAGAAGTGATTCAATAGATGACTTAAACAATAATGTATCAACTTTATCTGATTGGTTGAGGAGTTGGAACATGTCCTGA
- the LOC140004844 gene encoding uncharacterized protein yields MKSVLLEFTNLSVLTSNLNKSEVFLAGVSDELGAQLCPMQRGSFPVRYLGVPLISTRLSVSDCALLIEKVQKKVRGWNSKLITYAVRLQLVESVLLNLQIYWSSTFLIPKTVIKKIEAVVTAFLWKGTPTAKTGIKVSWQEMQHQFPVIAHGTEGTYFNSGQLLVPTSFQPLSVVTGEDTFLWHDNWHARGALLNYCGPDIVRQYGSSLHAKVSSIIQHGVWMPPTGSRRTAAVVDFIQYLPPTEYLDPSNKESVKVDG; encoded by the exons ATGAAGTCAGTGCTCCTGGAATTTACAAATCTTTCAGTTCTCACTTCAAATCTGAATAAGAGTGAAGTGTTTTTAGCAGGAGTTAGTGACGAATTAGGAGCTCAGCTATGCCCCATGCAGAGAGGCTCATTTCCAGTTAGATATCTTGGCGTGCCCTTAATCAGCACAAGGTTATCTGTTTCTGATTGTGCGCTGTTGATTGAGAAGGTTCAGAAGAAGGTGAGAGGCTGGAATTCAAAGCTAATAACATATGCTGTTAGATTGCAGCTTGTGGAGTCTGTTTTACTGAACTTACAGATTTATTGGAGTAGCACATTCTTGATTCCAAAAACAGTTATCAAGAAAATTGAGGCTGTCGTCACTGCTTTCTTATGGAAAGGGACTCCTACAGCTAAGACAGGGATCAAAGTTAGTTGGCAGGAGAT GCAACACCAATTCCCAGTGATTGCTCATGGTACCGAAGGAACCTACTTCAACTCCGGTCAGCTGCTCGTCCCTACATCATTTCAACCATTATCAGTGGTGACTGGTGAGGACACATTCCTATGGCATGATAACTGGCATGCTAGGGGCGCTCTCCTCAACTACTGTGGTCCAGATATTGTTAGGCAATATGGAAGCTCCCTACACGCAAAAGTATCTTCTATTATCCAACATGGAGTATGGATGCCGCCAACTGGGAGTAGGAGAACTGCTGCTGTAGTGGATTTCATACAGTACTTACCCCCTACTGAATATTTGGATCCCTCCAATAAAGAATCAGTTAAAGTGGATGGTTAG